ATCAGATATAAAGATATTGCCCCCTGGTATGATTATGTAGAGAAATTTGCAGGTATTAGCGGTCAGGCCGAAAACTGGCCTGCTTGTCCCGATGGTCAATTTCTCCCTCCTATGGAAATGAATTGTGTGGAAAAGGAGGTTAAGAAACGTATTGAAGCCAAATGGAACAAATCAAGGATTATGACCATTGGCCGCACAGCTAACTTAACTGTTGAGCACGGCGGGCGTGGTAAATGTCAATATCGTAACCTTTGTAGCAGAGGCTGTCCTTTTGGTGCTTATTTTAGCACACAATCGTCTACCCTACCAGCGGCAGTAGCCACAGGTAACTTAACCTTGCGCCCATTTTCATTGGTAAACTCTATCATTTATGATAAGGAGAGTCAAAAAGCTAAAGGTGTAGTGGTTATTGATTCGGAAACCATGGAAACTACTGAGTACTTTGCAAAGATTGTATTCGTAAACGGATCAACACTGGGCACAACTTTCGTTTTATTAAATTCTACTTCTGATGAATTCCCTAACGGGCTAGGTAATGGGAGTGGTCAACTTGGACACAACTTAATGGATCATCATTTCCGTTGTGGAGCGAATGGCAGAATAGAGGGCTTCGATGATAAATATACCTATGGAAAAAGAGCAAACGGCATTTATATTCCGCGCTACAGGAACATGGGTAATGATAAACGTGACTACGTAAGGGGCTTTGGTTACCAGGGAGGCGGAAGTCGTGGTAACTGGCATGCTGATGTTGCGGAATTGGCATTTGGTGGTGATTTTAAAGATCAAATGACTGTTCCAGGTGCCTGGACAATGGGACTTGGCGGATTTGGAGAATCACTTCCTTACTTTGAAAACAAAGTATTTATCGATAAAAGCAAGAAAGACAAATGGGGACAACCTGTATTGGCCATTGATTGTGAGTTTAAAGATAATGAGCGAAAAATGCGTGTTGACATGATGAATGACGCGGCTGAAATGTTAGAGGCAGCCGGTGCCAAGGATATTAAAACATTTGACAATGGTTCTGCTCCGGGTATGGCCATCCATGAGATGGGAACAGCACGCATGGGCCATGATCCTAAAACATCAGTTTTGAATAAATGGAACCAGATGCATGAAGTTAAAAATGTTTTTGTAACCGATGGATCATGCATGGGCTCGGCCGCATGTCAGAACCCATCATTAACTTATATGGCACTAACTGCCAGAGCCTGCGACTTTGCGGTTAGTGAACTAAAAAAAGGTAACCTTTAATGGAAAATAGAAAACTTAGAATGGGTATGATTGGTGGCGGTAAAGATGCTTTTATCGGCGCCGTTCATCGAATAGCTGCAAATATTGACGGGCAGGTCGAATTCTGCTGCGGTGCATTGAGTGTAAATCCTGAAGTAGCTAAGGAATCCGGCAAAATGTTGTTCCTTCCTGACGACAGGACTTACTCAAATTATGAAGAGATGATCACGCAGGAGAGTAAATTGCCTGCGGATAAACGGATAGATTTTATTACGATTGTGACGCCTAACTTTGCCCATTTTGCACCTGCAATGATGGCGCTTGACCATGGCTTTAATGTGGTGATTGAAAAGCCTATTACTTTATCACTCGATGAGGCTAAACTGTTACAACAAAAAGTTAAGGAAACAGGATTAACTTTATGCTTAACCCACACTTACTCGGGCTACCCGATGGTAAAACAGGCCAGACAGATGGTTGCTGCTGGTCAGCTGGGTGCCATCAGAAAGATCATGGTTGAATATCCTCAGGGATGGTTGAGTACACTCACCGAGCGTGAAGGCAATGCTGGTGCAGCATGGCGTACCGACCCTGCTAAAAGCGGGAAAAGTGGTTGTATGGGCGATATAGGCACTCATGCCGCTCAATTGGCTGAATACATTTCCGGATTGAAGATTACTAAACTTTGTGCAGACCTCAACATTGTGGTACCTGGAAGAGGGCTGGATGATGATGGCAATGTGCTGCTTAAATTTGACAATGGTGCAAACGGAGTTTTAGTGGCCTCACAAATTGCTGCCGGTGAAGAGAATGCCTTAAAAATTAAAGTATACGGAGAAAAAGGTGGTTTGGAATGGCACCAAATGGAACCGAATACTTTAATTATTAAATGGTTAGACCAGCCAGCACAAGTATACCGTGCCGGACAGGCATATTTGGCTGATGTTGCTAAACACAACACTCGTGTACCGGGAGGCCATCCTGAAGGTTACCTTGAGGCTTTTGCTAACATCTACAGAAACTTCGCACTAACCTTGAGGACAAAACTACAAGGTGGCACACCAACAGCAGTGATGCTCGACTTCCCCAATGTGGAAGATGGCGTCAGAGGAATGGCTTTTATTGAAAACACAGTGGCTTCAAGCCAGTCGGATCAGAAATGGTTTGATTTTAAAATATAATACACCATGACAACGATTAAAGGACCAGGAGTTTTTTTAGCCCAGTTTATTGGAAATGAGGCCCCATTCAATTCTCTGGACGCCATTTGTGAATGGGCGGCAGGCCTTGGATTTAAAGGTATACAAATGCCTACGCTGGATGCACGTTTCATCGATTTACAGAAAGCAGCAGAGAGTAAAACTTATGCCGACGAGCTAAAAGGAAAAGTGAAGTCTTACGGATTGGAGATTACTGAATTATCGACTCATTTACAAGGACAGTTAGTAGCGGTAAACCCTGCATATGACCTTGCGTTTGATGCCTTTGCACCAGATGCTTATAAAAACAACCCAAAAGCCCGAACAGAATGGGCTGTACAACAATTGAAGTATGGGGCAAAAGCCTCGCAAAACCTGGGCTTAAATGCACATGCTACTTTTAGCGGTTCCTTATTATGGCACATGTTCCACCCATGGCCGCAGCGTCCTGAAGGTTTGGTAGATGCCGGCTTTACAGAACTGGCAAAAAGATGGATGCCCATTCTTAATGAATTTGATGCTTGTGGTGTAGACGTTTGTTATGAAATACACCCAGGAGAAGATTTGTTTGATGGTATCACTTACGAGATGTTCCTGGAGAAGGTAAACCACCATCCCCGCGCCTGTCTGCTATATGATCCTTCGCATTTTGTATTGCAACAACTGGATTATATCCAATATATCGACTTTTATCATGAGCGTATTAAAGCTTTCCATGTCAAAGACTCAGAGTTTAATCCTACAGGTAGGCAAGGTGCTTTTGGCGGTTATCAAAGTTGGGCTAACCGTGCCGGAAGGTACCGTTCGCCTGGAGATGGACAGGTAGATTTCAAGACCATTTTCAGTAAATTGGCTCAATACGATTATACAGGTTGGGCAGTAATGGAATGGGAATGCTGTATAAAAGATGCTCAGGTTGGCGCCAAAGAAGGTGCTGAGTTTATTAAAAAAAATATTATTAAAGTAACAGACAGAGCTTTTGATGATTTTGCTTCCTCTGGTGGGGATGATGATTTCAACAATAGGATTTTAGGTCTGAATCAATAAAACAATAAAATGAAAAAAACACTATTTATACTGGGCTGCTTTGTATTGGCAATGGCTTCATGTTCAAGTCCTGAAGAGCGCTCTTCAACTACAAGTTCTGCTACTACAACTGAAACTCCGGCAACACCTACTGAGACGACTGCCAAAGCTGAAACTACCGCGCCTAAGGGGGAAGGAGAAAAACTAATTGCTAAATCAGACTGTATTGGTTGCCACAATAAAGTACAGAAAGTAATTGGTCCTGCTTACGTAGATATCGCAGCAAAATACCCTTTAAATGATGAAAATGTAAATCACCTGGCAGATAAAATTATTGCGGGAGGTAAAGGAGTATGGGGAGAGATTCCAATGACTCCACACTCGGCTTTAAGTAAAGACGATGCGAAAAAAATGGTTAGCTACATTTTATCGCTCAAAAAATAACACCCTCAACAAGAACCACACAAAAATGAACCACGCAAAAAAAAACCAGGAGGCTTCATCCAGACGTAGCTTTCTAAAAACAACAGCTATTGCAGCCTCTGCATTTATGATTGTGCCGCGCCATGTTCTGGGCGGAAGAGGTTTTTTGGCACCTAGTGACAAACTTACTATTGCCAGTATAGGTGCCGGTGGTAAGGGTCAATCGGATATTGCTAACTTCTACAAAAGCGGGAAGGCTGATATTGGATTCCTTTGTGATGTACATGATAGCAGGGCTGCAAATAGTGTAAAGGCATTCCCTAAAGCGAAATACTATAGAGATTACCGTGAAATGCTGGACAAAGAAGCGAAGCATTTTGATGCGGTTTCTATTTCTACACCGGATCATAATCACGCCATACAAGCTATTGCAGCTATGCAACTGGGAAAGCATGTCTATGTTCAAAAACCTTTAACCCACGATATTTTTGAAGCCCGTGCATTAACTGCAGCGGCCGAAAAGTATAAAGTGGTAACACAAATGGGTAATCAAGGTGCATCAAATGATGGCCCCAGATTGATGAGAGAATGGTACGATGCCGATTTAATTGGCGATGTGCATACCATTTATGCATGGACCGACAGACCGGTATGGCCGCAAGGTATTCCATGGTCGGCCAACGCAGCTTCAGTACCTGCTGATCTTGATTGGGATTTATGGTTAGGCACTGCTCCTTATAGGAATTACGTAGAAAAACTTGTTCCTTTCAACTGGCGTGGCTGGTGGGATTATGGAACCGGAGCTCTTGGAGATATGGGCTGTCACCTCCTGGAAGCACCTTTCAGTGTTTTAAATTTAAAATATGCTACTGAAGTGCAGGCAAGTGTGGGTTCTGTATATGTAGATGAGTTTAAAAGAGGGTACTTCCCTGACAGCTGTCCACCATCAAGCCACGTGACCTTAAAATTCCCTAAAACCAATAAAACAAATGGTGACATTACGGTACACTGGATGGATGGCGGTATACAGCCTGAGCGTCCTGAGGAACTGGCGGCAAACGATACATTTGGTGATGGCGGAAATGGGACATTGTTTGTTGGGACAAAAGGTAAAATGATGGCTAGTACTTATGGTGCCAATCCACGTTTACTTCCTTTAAGCAGAAATGAAAACATCAAGGTAGCACAAAAATTTGCTCGTGTTGAAGGTGGTGCTGATGGTCATTACGGACAATGGGTTGAGGCTTGTATTGCCGGTTATGGCAAAAAAGTGCTAAGCTCCCCATTCTCTATTGCTGGTCCACTTACAGAATCATTATTAATGGCGAATCTGGCCATTAGAGGTACTGACATACAACGAAAAAATGCTGAAGGCAAGATCAAGTATCCAGGCAGAAACATCAAATTACTTTGGGACAATGCCAACATGAAGATCACCAATTTTGATGAAGTGAATCAGTTTGTAAAACGTGAATACCGCAAAGGGTGGTCACTCGGTGTTTAAGGAGCAAAGATGAAGAAAAAGTAAAATTGATTAAGTCGCGAGGTCTTTGCTCCTTAATCTTTAATCAGAAAAGAAAACCAAAGAACATGAAAAAATATATCTTTTCGGCCATTATATTAACTGCACTACTAGGTGGTGGCGTTACTCGGGCTCAATCAGACAAAAAAGGTTTTACTAAAATATTTGATGGTAAAACAACTAAAGGTTGGCATACTTACGGAAAAACTACTGCCGGTGCAAAATGGACTATTGAAGATGGAACCTTGCATTTTGACCCCAAGGGGGATAGTGATGGTGGTGGGGATTTGGTAACTGATAATGAATACAGCAATTTTCATTTAAAAATTGACTGGAAAATTGCCCCAAAAGGTAACAGTGGAATTATTTATTATGTAAAAGAAGATCCCTCAAAATACCATCAAACTTATAGTACGGGCTTAGAAATGCAGGTATTGGATAACGAAGGTCATAGTGATGGCAAGATTGCCAAGCATCGTGCAGGAGATTTATATGATTTGATTAAAAGTAGTTCTGAGCCGGTAAAACCTGTTGGCGAATGGAATACAGCTGAAATCATTTGCAAAGACGGGAAACTGGAACAATACTTAAACGGTGTGAAAGTAGTATCAACTACACTTTGGGACGACAACTGGAAAACGCTTATTGCCGGAAGTAAATTTGCAAAGTGGCCAGATTGGGGTACATTTAAATCTGGAAAAATAGCGCTTCAAGATCATGGAAATGAAGTATGGTACCGCAATATCATGATTAAACAGCTATAATAGATCCATAAAAAAAGAACTAAACAACCAAACATGAACTTAAACAACCGCATCAAATTATCAACCATGATGTTCCTGGAATTCTTTATCTGGGGTGCATGGTTTGTGACACTTGGCACCTTTCTGGGGCACAACCTTAGCGCTACGGGGAGTCAATCAGCCGCCGTCTTTTCTACTCAATCATGGGGTGCTATCATCGCACCTTTCATTATTGGGCTAATTGCAGACAGATATTTTAATGCTGAAAGAATCCTTGGCATATTGCATTTAGTTGGCGCCTTTTTAATGTACCAGATGTACAGTGCCACAGAAATAACTGCATTTTACCCTTATGTACTAGCTTACATGATTTTGTTTATGCCAACGCTTGCACTAGTCAATTCTGTGTCTTTCAACCAAATGAATGATCCTGAAAAAGAATTCTCTACCATTAGGGTTTGGGGAACCATAGGTTGGATAGCTGCCGGATTGTTAATCAGCTATGTATTTCATTGGGATAGTGACCTGAGTGTAAAAGATGGTTTGCTGAAAAACACCTTCATGATGGGTGCAGTAGTTTCTCTAATCTTAGGCTTATTTAGTTTTACATTACCTAAAACACCTCCTAAAGTTGCGTCGGGTGAGAAGGTAAAAATATCAGAAATACTTGGCCTTGAAGCTCTAAAACTATTAAAAGATAAGAATTTTGCTGTATTCTTTATCTCTTCTATCCTTATATGCATTCCACTGGCCTTTTATTATCAGAATGCACATTCATTCCTCTCTAATGTAGGTCTTGAAAATCCTACAGGTAAAATGACTATCGGGCAAGTTTCTGAAGTGCTATTCCTATTGTTATTACCCGTATTCTTCACCAGATTTGGTTTCAAAAAGACCATTTTAGTAGGTATGCTTGCCTGGGGCGTTCGCTATGCCCTATTCGCTTATGGTAATGCCAGCGACTTGAGCTTTATGCTTATCATCGGTATTGCGCTTCATGGTATTTGTTATGATTTCTTCTTCGTATCCGGGCAGATTTACACCAATGCCGCCGCAGGCGAAAAATACAAAAGTGCTGCACAAGGTTTAATTACCCTGGCCACTTATGGTATTGGTATGCTTATTGGATTTGAAGTTGCTGGTATCATCACTGATACTTACAAAGCTGCTGATGGATCTTTCGATTGGAAAATGATCTGGATCATTCCTTCGTGTATAGCATTTATAGTATTCTTGCTATTTGCGCTATTTTTTAATGATAAAAAGAAAGTTGAGGCTTAATCTAATAACCAATGAGTAAAAATTTAAGCAGAAGAACTGCATTGAAAAACATTGTTGCCGGAACAGCCGCTTTAGGCGTCTCAGCAGCTATCCCCACTTTTGCTTTGGAACAAACAAAATCCACCATGCTAAAAGGAAATATAAACCACTCAGTATGCCGCTGGTGCTTTGGAAAAATGGAATTGGACGACTTGTGTATCGAAGCAAAAAAAATCGGCATTAAAGCCATTGATCTTGTAGGCCCTAAAGATTGGCCTACACTAAAAAAACATGGCTTATATTCATCTATGTGTAATGGTGCAGAGATCAATTTAGTAGATGGATGGAATGACCCACAGTTTCATGCTACGCTGATTAAAAACTATTCGGAGATGATTCCTAAGGTTGCAGAAGCAGGCTATAAACAATTGATCTGCTTTAGTGGCAACAGACGTGGTAAAGATGATGAAACCGGGCTAAAAAACTGTGTTGACGGTTTAAAACAGGTGTTACCACTGGCCGAAAAGCATGGTGTAGTATTGGTTATGGAGCTCTTGAACAGCAAAATAAACCATAAGGATTATCAATGTGACCATACAGCATGGGGTGCTGAATTGGCTAAAAGGCTAGGATCTGAAAACTTCAAATTGCTATACGATATTTATCACATGCAGATTGATGAAGGAGATGTGATCCGTAATATTCAAACCTATAATCAATATATTTCTCATTATCATACAGCAGGTGTACCTGGCAGAAATGAGATTGATGATACACAGGAATTGTTTTACCCAGCCATTATGAAAGCGATCCTTGCAACAGGATTTAAGGGCTATGTAGCTCAGGAGTTTATTCCTAAGTACGCAGATAAAATTAAATCATTAAGAGATGCCGTAAATATTTGCGACGTTTAAATTCAAACTATATGAAGTCGAGAAGAACTTTTATTAAACAAGCAGGACTTGCCGCCGCCGGAGCATTCTTATTACCATCCCTTGCTTACAGTGCTCCCGCTGGAAGAAAAATTGGGCTGCAACTGTATACTTTGAGGAATCAACTCCCTCATAATGTAAAAGACGTAATAGAAAAAATTGCGCAGGCAGGCTACAAAGAGGTAGAAACTTACAGTTATTCGCCAACAAATGGATATTGGGGTATGGATCCCAAATCTTTTAAAAGCTTACTTACTACCAATGGGCTAACTTCACCAAGTGGTCATTTTGGTATTGATAATTTCCTAAGCACTGGTAACAAAGAACTGCTAAAACCTTTGATAGAAGGTGCTGCCGGCATAAACAATGAATATTTTACCATTGCTTATTTAGGTGAACCGATCAGAAAAACACTTGAAGATTATAAAAAGATTGCCGGGCGTTTAAATGAAGCGGCTGAAGTAGCGAAACAATCAGGTTTAAAACTAGCTTATCATAACCACAATTTTGAATTTCAACAGCATGAGGGCGGAACTACAGGGTATGAAATTTTGCTAACCGAAACAGATAAAAAACTGATCAGATTTGAAATGGATTTGTACTGGGTAGTACGCTCAGGAAATGATCCTGTTGCATTATTTAATAAATACCCTGGCCGTTTTCCGATGTGGCATGTAAAGGATATGGATAAGACCAATAATGGTATAAATACTGAAGTTGGTACTGGCACGATAGATTTCAAGAACATTTATAAACATACCAAGCAGGCTGGATTGGAGCACTTAATTGTGGAACAGGAGAATTTTTCGAAAGATCCATTTGTAAGCATTAAGCAAAGCTTTGATTATGTAAACCGCGAGCTGATTTAATAAGATATATCTTAACAAATTAAAAGGGAAGTGGTTAGCAAAAGCCACTTCCCTTTTTTATGATTGAAAAAATGCCCATATTTGAAGACTTATTATTTCACCATAAATACAATTGATTAAATAAATTAAAAACAAGTAAAACAACAATTAAAAAAAGATGAAGATTGCAGTAGTTGGAGCCACCGGTCTGGTAGGCACCGTAATGTTAAAAGTATTAGAAGAGCGTAACTTCCCGTTAACCGAATTGATCCCTGTAGCCTCTGAAAAGAGCGTTGGTAAGGAAATCACATTCAAGGGTAAGAAGTACGCTGTTGTAAACATGGATACTGCGATTTCGATGAGACCTGATATTGCGTTGTTTTCTGCAGGTGGCAGCACTTCTTTAGCTGAAGCCCCACGTTTTGCTGAAGTTGGTACTACAGTAATCGACAATTCATCTGCATGGCGCATGGATCCGTCGAAAAAGCTGGTTGTACCTGAAGTAAATGCAAGTGAATTATCGGCTAACGATAAGATCATAGCAAACCCGAACTGTTCAACTATTCAAATGGTTGTGGCTTTAAAACCACTTCATGATAAATATAAGATCAAACGTATAGTTGTTTCAACTTATCAGTCTGTAACCGGAACTGGTGTAAAAGCTGTTGAGCAACTGATGAACGAGCGTAAAGGAATAACTGACGGTCCTATGGCTTATGCTTATCCTATCGATTTAAATGTAATCCCTCAGATTGATGTTTTCCAGGATAATGGATATACCAAAGAGGAGATGAAAATGATTTTGGAAACCCAAAAAATTATGGGCGACAATAGCATTAAAGTTACGGCTACAACAGTACGTATTCCGGTAATGGGCGGTCACTCTGAGTCGGTAAACATTGAGTTTGAAAACGACTTTGATGTAGCTGAGGTAAAAAGCCTGTTGGCGAATACAGAAGGCATCATTTTAGTTGATGATCCTGCAAACCTTAAATATCCTATGCCTAAAGATGCGCATGAGAAAGATGAGGTATTTGTGGGAAGGATCAGACGTGACGAGTCTTTACCAAACGCATTGAACATGTGGATTGTAGCTGACAACCTACGTAAAGGAGCTGCAACAAACGCTGTTCAGATTGCTGAATACCTGGTAAAAAACAAACTGGTATAATTTTATAAATTATAAACGTTAAAGTGATGTATGAATAGCTCTTACCGGTTATACATACATCACTTTTCTTTTTTAAAAGCTTATGTCTAAAAAATCAATATTCCCATTTTCACTCTTACTGTTCATCATTAGCTTCTCTTTTGCACAAAGCCCTATACAGAAGCTGGAAAAAGCCTACAATGCTTTTCAGTTAGACCCACAGACCAGATATGCCACCACCTCGCTTTGCGTTTTGGATGCCAATACTGGAAAACCGTTGTTTACCCGTAATGAGCAGGTAGGTTTAGCAACGGCCTCAACATTAAAAGTGATCACCGCTGCTACAGCATTTAATGTACTGGGAAAAGATTTTCAGTTTCAGACGACTTTAGCTTATACCGGAAATATTACTGCTGAAGGAATTTTAAAAGGGGATTTGATGATTGTTGGAAGCGGCGATCCAACTTTAGGGTCTGACCGATACCAAAACAAAGAGCGGGCTGTACTGACGGAATGGATTGCTGCAATTAAAAAGGCTGGCATAAAAAAAATTGAAGGGGCTATTATTGGCGACGACCGCATATTTGGTACGCAAACTACACCTGAAGGCTGGACCTGGCAGGATATGGGAAATTATTATGGAGCCGGCACCTCTGGACTATCCTGGCGTGAAAACCAGTTTGATTTATATTTAAAATCAGGATTGAGCGTAAATGAGCCCGTTAAAATATTAAAAACGGTTCCTGAAATTCCTTATCTGAAAATTGCGAATGAACTTAAAACCGGTACTCAGGGCACAGGAGATAATGCATATGTTTTTTTACCCCCTTATGGTACTGTAGCCTATGTAAGAGGCACATGGGGTATAGACCATGGTAAATCAAGCATTTCTGCTGCCCTCCCCGATCCGGCTTTTGATTGCGCCTACCGCCTACAAGATACTTTAAAGCTATTGGGTATCATTGCAACACAACCGGCAACTACAACCCGTATCATGGCGCTCAATGAGCGTCCTATTGCAGAGATTACGCAAAAAATCAGTACCATAACCTCGCCTACGTTGTCGGAAATGACTTATTGGTTTTTAAAAAAGAGCATCAATTTATATGGAGAAACCCTACTGAAAGCTGTTGCCATAAAATCGGGTAAAGCTGCTACAACAGCGGATGGTGCTACAACCGAAATTAAGTTTTGGGCTGATAAGGGCATTGATAAGAATGCCATGAATATTATTGATGGAAGTGGTTTATCGCCGGCAAACCGTATCACAACAATGGCCGTAGCCAATGTTCTGTTTCAAGCGCAAAAAGAAGTCTGGTTTGGCGACTACTACAAGGCCTTCCCGGAATACAATGGCATGAAAATAAAAAGTGGGACGATAAACAATGTTTCAGCTTTTGCAGGTTACTATACTAGTATGGCTGGCAATAAATATATCATTGTCATCAATATCAACAACTATTCGGGCTCTGGCATTAACAAGAAACTATTTACAGTATTGGATGCATTAAAGTAATTGGTAAATTGCATCCGTTTCCAAAATTTATAATCTGTTAAACATTCGTTAAATGAAGAATATCCTCTCACTATTGTGTTTTTGCTTACTAAGTTGTGCTGTTATTGGTCAGACTTCCGTTTCGCCCCCACCCATCTCTTTAGAAATACCAGATCCTGTTAAGCCCCTGCCTCAAGAGATAGCCATTATACCGGAACCGGTAACCCTTGTTAAACATGAAGGACATTTTACTTTACCTGCAAATGTAACGATACAATGCCCCGCTATACCGGAAACACATCAGCTCCTTGTTTTCTTAAAGGAGCGGTTATCCATTCCTACAGGCAGCTATGTGTCCACAACAAGTAGTAAATCTGTAATAGCAAACATTAAACTATCGTTAAATGATAAAACTGATCCGATACTTGGGACAGAAGGATACCAGTTATCTGTAACTCCCAAACACATCAGCATAAAGGCAAATAAGCCAGCTGGGTTATTTTATGGGGTACAAAGTCTGCTTCAGTTGTTCCCTGTGGCCATCGAGAGTAAAGAACTTATGGAGGGCATAGAATGGAAAGCGCCTTGCGTTGAGGTTACAGACTATCCACGTTTAGGCTGGAGAGGCTTAATGTTTGATGTTGCCCGACATTTTTTCACAAAGGATGAGGTAAAGCAGTATATCGATGCAATGGTACGCTATAAATACAACGTTCTTCATTTACATCTTACAGACGACGAAGGTTGGAGAATAGAAATAAAAGGCTTACCTAAGTTAACCGAGGTGGGTGCATGGAGTGTAAAAAAAGTAGGCGAATTTGGAAATTTCACTCCACCCACAGCTGATGAACCAAGGAACTATGGTGGTTTTTATACACAGGAAGACATTAAGGAACTGGTAAAATATGCAAAGGAAAGGTTTGTAAATATTCTACCTGAAATTGATGTCCCAGGTCACAGTTTGGCTGCAATTGCTTCTTATCCTGAATTGTCTTGTACCCCAGGTGCTGAAAACTACAAAGTACGTTCTGGTGAACGGATTATGGATTGGTCTAGAGGGGCCCCTCCTTTGGCTATGGTAGACAATACGCTCTGCCCTGCCAATGAAAAAGTATATCCTTTTCTAGATACGATCATTACGCAGATCGCTGCACTTTTCCCATTTGAATATATCCATATGGGTGGCGACGAAGCTCCGTTCAATTACTGGGAGAAAAGTGATGCTGTTAAAGCATTAATGCTAAAAGAGGGATTAAAAGATATGCACCAGGTACAGGGCTATTTTGAAAAGCGTATACAAAAAATGGTGGAAGCCAAAGGAAAGAAATTTATAGGTTGGGATGAGATATTAAATGACGACCTATCGCCTAGCGTAGCTGTGATGGCATGGCGTGGAATAAAATATGGTGTTGAGGCAGCTAAAAAGCAACATGAGGTGGTAATGACTCCAACTGCTTTCGCTTACCTGGATTATATGCAAGCGGATGCTATAACTGAACCGAGGGTATATGCTTCTCTACGTTTAAGCAAAGCTTACGAATTTGAACCGGTACCGGCAGAGGTTGATCCGAAATATATCAAAGGCGGACAGGGTAATTTATGGACTGAACAGGTATTTAATATCCGTCAAGCTGAATATATGACCTGGCC
This is a stretch of genomic DNA from Candidatus Pedobacter colombiensis. It encodes these proteins:
- a CDS encoding DUF1080 domain-containing protein, translated to MKKYIFSAIILTALLGGGVTRAQSDKKGFTKIFDGKTTKGWHTYGKTTAGAKWTIEDGTLHFDPKGDSDGGGDLVTDNEYSNFHLKIDWKIAPKGNSGIIYYVKEDPSKYHQTYSTGLEMQVLDNEGHSDGKIAKHRAGDLYDLIKSSSEPVKPVGEWNTAEIICKDGKLEQYLNGVKVVSTTLWDDNWKTLIAGSKFAKWPDWGTFKSGKIALQDHGNEVWYRNIMIKQL
- a CDS encoding Gfo/Idh/MocA family oxidoreductase, with product MENRKLRMGMIGGGKDAFIGAVHRIAANIDGQVEFCCGALSVNPEVAKESGKMLFLPDDRTYSNYEEMITQESKLPADKRIDFITIVTPNFAHFAPAMMALDHGFNVVIEKPITLSLDEAKLLQQKVKETGLTLCLTHTYSGYPMVKQARQMVAAGQLGAIRKIMVEYPQGWLSTLTEREGNAGAAWRTDPAKSGKSGCMGDIGTHAAQLAEYISGLKITKLCADLNIVVPGRGLDDDGNVLLKFDNGANGVLVASQIAAGEENALKIKVYGEKGGLEWHQMEPNTLIIKWLDQPAQVYRAGQAYLADVAKHNTRVPGGHPEGYLEAFANIYRNFALTLRTKLQGGTPTAVMLDFPNVEDGVRGMAFIENTVASSQSDQKWFDFKI
- a CDS encoding GMC family oxidoreductase, with translation MSNLNVKATAQNTYDAIVVGSGISGGWAAKELTEKGLKVLLLERGRNIEHIKDYTTAMKKPWEFEHRGKLTEAQKDTHPVQKRDYPYTEFNESFWVNDLECPYTEVKRFDWYRGFHVGGKSLMWGRQSYRFSDLNFEDNLKDGHGVDWPIRYKDIAPWYDYVEKFAGISGQAENWPACPDGQFLPPMEMNCVEKEVKKRIEAKWNKSRIMTIGRTANLTVEHGGRGKCQYRNLCSRGCPFGAYFSTQSSTLPAAVATGNLTLRPFSLVNSIIYDKESQKAKGVVVIDSETMETTEYFAKIVFVNGSTLGTTFVLLNSTSDEFPNGLGNGSGQLGHNLMDHHFRCGANGRIEGFDDKYTYGKRANGIYIPRYRNMGNDKRDYVRGFGYQGGGSRGNWHADVAELAFGGDFKDQMTVPGAWTMGLGGFGESLPYFENKVFIDKSKKDKWGQPVLAIDCEFKDNERKMRVDMMNDAAEMLEAAGAKDIKTFDNGSAPGMAIHEMGTARMGHDPKTSVLNKWNQMHEVKNVFVTDGSCMGSAACQNPSLTYMALTARACDFAVSELKKGNL
- a CDS encoding c-type cytochrome, with the translated sequence MKKTLFILGCFVLAMASCSSPEERSSTTSSATTTETPATPTETTAKAETTAPKGEGEKLIAKSDCIGCHNKVQKVIGPAYVDIAAKYPLNDENVNHLADKIIAGGKGVWGEIPMTPHSALSKDDAKKMVSYILSLKK
- a CDS encoding sugar phosphate isomerase/epimerase, giving the protein MTTIKGPGVFLAQFIGNEAPFNSLDAICEWAAGLGFKGIQMPTLDARFIDLQKAAESKTYADELKGKVKSYGLEITELSTHLQGQLVAVNPAYDLAFDAFAPDAYKNNPKARTEWAVQQLKYGAKASQNLGLNAHATFSGSLLWHMFHPWPQRPEGLVDAGFTELAKRWMPILNEFDACGVDVCYEIHPGEDLFDGITYEMFLEKVNHHPRACLLYDPSHFVLQQLDYIQYIDFYHERIKAFHVKDSEFNPTGRQGAFGGYQSWANRAGRYRSPGDGQVDFKTIFSKLAQYDYTGWAVMEWECCIKDAQVGAKEGAEFIKKNIIKVTDRAFDDFASSGGDDDFNNRILGLNQ
- a CDS encoding Gfo/Idh/MocA family oxidoreductase gives rise to the protein MNHAKKNQEASSRRSFLKTTAIAASAFMIVPRHVLGGRGFLAPSDKLTIASIGAGGKGQSDIANFYKSGKADIGFLCDVHDSRAANSVKAFPKAKYYRDYREMLDKEAKHFDAVSISTPDHNHAIQAIAAMQLGKHVYVQKPLTHDIFEARALTAAAEKYKVVTQMGNQGASNDGPRLMREWYDADLIGDVHTIYAWTDRPVWPQGIPWSANAASVPADLDWDLWLGTAPYRNYVEKLVPFNWRGWWDYGTGALGDMGCHLLEAPFSVLNLKYATEVQASVGSVYVDEFKRGYFPDSCPPSSHVTLKFPKTNKTNGDITVHWMDGGIQPERPEELAANDTFGDGGNGTLFVGTKGKMMASTYGANPRLLPLSRNENIKVAQKFARVEGGADGHYGQWVEACIAGYGKKVLSSPFSIAGPLTESLLMANLAIRGTDIQRKNAEGKIKYPGRNIKLLWDNANMKITNFDEVNQFVKREYRKGWSLGV